The Gordonia terrae genome contains the following window.
TGATCGCGACCGATCTCCGTTCCGGCGAGGCTGCCGCGATCTCGGCCCGGATGGAAGCTGAGTTCGGCGGCGGCAGATTCGTGTTCGTCGAACACGACGTCGCCGACGAATCGTCGTGGGCGAAGGTCGTCGACGTATGTCTGGAATCGTTCGGAGCTCTCGACATCCTGGTGAACAACGCCGGCATCTCGGTGCACGGCGGTGTGCAATCGACGTCGCTGGAGACGATGCGTCGGGTCATGGCGGTCAACCACGACGCCCTGTTCCTCGGCATGAAGACGTGTTTGCCGCCGCTGGCGCGGTCGCATCTTCGATTCGCCGAGGGTGGAGCTGTCATCAACAACATCTCGATGGCGTCGTACATGCCCAATCCTCGCAATCTGGGTTACGCGGTGTCCAAAGCCGCGGCCCGTATGCTCACCCTCTGTGCAGCAGAAGAATTCGGCCCCCAGCGGGTGAGGGTCAATTCGATACATCCTGGGGTGACCATGACTCCGCTCATCGAAGAGGGGCTCGCCGAGTACGTCAAGGCCGGTAGGTGGACCGACCGTGAAGAGGCGGAATCCTCCCTCGTCGAGAGGACCCCATTGCGTATGACGAGTAGGCCGGCGGACGTGGCGCACGCGTTCGTATTCCTCGCCTCCGCGGAGGCCCGGTTCGTGACAGGTGCCTCGATCAACCACGACGGCGGACTGGGTCGGGTCTACTGACGCCTAGGGTTCGGGCG
Protein-coding sequences here:
- a CDS encoding SDR family NAD(P)-dependent oxidoreductase, with amino-acid sequence MGRLQGKTALVTGAGRDGNIGVAICEAFLREGCAGVIATDLRSGEAAAISARMEAEFGGGRFVFVEHDVADESSWAKVVDVCLESFGALDILVNNAGISVHGGVQSTSLETMRRVMAVNHDALFLGMKTCLPPLARSHLRFAEGGAVINNISMASYMPNPRNLGYAVSKAAARMLTLCAAEEFGPQRVRVNSIHPGVTMTPLIEEGLAEYVKAGRWTDREEAESSLVERTPLRMTSRPADVAHAFVFLASAEARFVTGASINHDGGLGRVY